The following are encoded in a window of bacterium SCSIO 12643 genomic DNA:
- a CDS encoding TonB-dependent receptor, whose protein sequence is MERKIHYLFIVLFTLINTFSFAQDSTRVNQTLISGRVITDQGNPLPGAYIFINDFQHGTISDSSGYYQKSVTPNKEFKLIIVYIGYDTAYATQKLKPGEKVTLNFQLNFNTRKMKAHIVKGNRMKETGLNPISTDATLQIAGPNANIEKTLIFQGQGVSSRNELSSQYSVRGGNFDENLIYVNGVQIYRPFLVRSGRQEGLSFVNPSLVDNVNFSSGGFESRYGDKMSSVLDVTYKEPEKFSGFVEGSFLGAQIALEQASDDRKFTQIHGFRYRTNQYLLKGLDTQGAYQPNFIDYQGYFTYDITDRVEIGFLGSFSRNKYLFVPETRKTEFGTFQEALQLTVFYDGQEIDQYQTALGAFTVTALPTDSLLLKFSASVNNSNETETFDIEGAYRLDELDKDLGSSNFGQVAFNRGIGGFINHARNYYKGTIASLTHDGKFYGHKHEISWGIRGSMEWVDDQYQEWEYLDSSGYSTPQVPSDQIILNQSYASKNNLNWYRLNGYAQWERTFEMDSNLIHINVGGRLNYWSYNNQLVGGPRVLASYKPNWKKHYRFKVAWGMYHQPPSYREMRNIEGFINPNIKAQTSIHYVLGAEHEFEMWERPFKISAEMYYKDLRNIIPYELNNVRIRYYATNNSNGYAAGIDFKINGEFVKGVESWASLSFMKTEENLTDDFYYKYYNANGEQVNPGDPFNPVARTERIEPGFIPRPTDQRINFAIFFQDYLPNNPTFKTNITIYLATGLPFGPPSFERYNDVFRMPPYRRVDLGFSKELLQNKQLKRNKLGNSKGFKSLKSMWLALEIFNLLGVQNTISYSWVHDISNRYYAVPNYLTPRQVNLKLQFKF, encoded by the coding sequence TTGGAAAGAAAAATACATTATCTATTTATAGTTTTATTTACACTGATCAACACCTTTAGCTTCGCTCAGGATTCTACTCGTGTAAATCAAACTCTAATTTCCGGACGTGTCATCACTGATCAGGGAAATCCGCTACCAGGAGCTTATATTTTTATTAACGATTTTCAACATGGAACAATCTCTGATAGTTCAGGTTACTACCAGAAAAGCGTAACCCCAAATAAAGAATTTAAATTAATCATCGTCTACATTGGCTATGATACGGCTTATGCTACTCAAAAGCTAAAACCTGGAGAAAAAGTTACTTTAAACTTTCAGCTGAATTTTAATACGCGTAAAATGAAAGCCCATATCGTTAAGGGCAATCGAATGAAAGAAACAGGATTAAATCCTATATCTACTGATGCGACTTTACAAATTGCTGGACCGAATGCCAATATTGAAAAAACTTTAATTTTTCAAGGACAAGGGGTTTCCAGTCGAAACGAATTGAGTTCGCAATACAGTGTGCGTGGAGGTAACTTTGATGAGAACCTAATTTATGTGAATGGGGTGCAAATCTACCGGCCATTCCTGGTTCGATCCGGACGTCAGGAGGGGTTGAGCTTTGTAAACCCAAGTTTGGTGGATAATGTAAATTTTTCTTCTGGGGGATTCGAGTCCCGTTATGGTGATAAAATGTCGAGTGTTCTGGATGTTACTTATAAAGAACCAGAAAAATTCAGTGGCTTCGTAGAAGGTAGTTTCTTAGGGGCTCAAATCGCTTTAGAACAAGCATCAGACGACAGAAAATTTACCCAAATTCATGGTTTTAGATATCGTACCAATCAATACTTACTGAAAGGATTAGATACTCAAGGTGCTTACCAACCCAATTTTATAGATTATCAAGGATATTTCACTTACGATATCACTGATCGTGTAGAAATTGGATTTTTAGGATCCTTCTCTAGAAATAAATATTTGTTTGTACCGGAGACCCGAAAAACAGAGTTCGGAACTTTTCAAGAGGCACTTCAACTAACTGTCTTTTATGATGGCCAAGAAATTGACCAATACCAAACGGCATTAGGTGCTTTTACAGTGACCGCGCTTCCTACAGATAGCTTATTGTTAAAATTTTCTGCTTCCGTAAATAACAGTAATGAAACCGAAACTTTTGATATTGAAGGGGCATACAGATTAGATGAGTTGGATAAAGATTTGGGCTCATCCAATTTCGGTCAGGTGGCTTTCAATAGAGGTATTGGTGGTTTTATCAATCATGCTAGAAACTATTACAAAGGGACCATTGCATCTCTCACTCACGATGGCAAATTTTATGGTCATAAACATGAAATTTCGTGGGGCATCAGAGGAAGTATGGAATGGGTAGACGATCAATACCAGGAATGGGAATATTTGGATTCTTCGGGGTATTCTACACCACAAGTTCCTTCAGACCAAATCATACTTAATCAATCTTACGCCAGTAAAAACAACTTGAACTGGTATAGATTAAATGGCTATGCGCAATGGGAAAGAACCTTTGAAATGGATTCAAACCTTATTCACATTAATGTTGGAGGTCGACTAAATTATTGGAGTTATAATAATCAACTTGTTGGCGGGCCAAGAGTTTTAGCTTCTTATAAACCAAATTGGAAAAAGCACTATCGCTTTAAAGTGGCCTGGGGAATGTACCATCAACCTCCTTCTTATAGAGAAATGAGAAATATTGAAGGTTTTATTAACCCTAATATTAAAGCACAAACATCAATCCATTACGTATTAGGAGCTGAACATGAATTTGAAATGTGGGAACGTCCATTTAAGATTTCCGCAGAAATGTATTACAAAGACCTTAGAAACATTATTCCATATGAATTGAACAATGTTCGAATCCGCTATTACGCTACCAATAACTCCAATGGATATGCTGCCGGAATTGACTTTAAAATCAACGGAGAATTTGTTAAGGGTGTAGAATCCTGGGCCAGTTTAAGCTTCATGAAAACAGAAGAAAATCTGACGGATGATTTCTACTATAAATATTACAATGCAAATGGGGAACAAGTTAACCCTGGAGACCCTTTTAATCCGGTTGCAAGAACTGAACGAATTGAACCTGGGTTCATTCCAAGACCTACAGACCAACGTATCAACTTCGCTATATTCTTCCAGGATTATTTACCGAACAATCCTACATTCAAGACGAATATCACTATCTATCTGGCAACTGGTTTACCGTTTGGTCCTCCTTCATTTGAAAGATATAATGATGTATTCCGTATGCCTCCATACCGAAGAGTTGATTTAGGTTTTTCCAAGGAACTATTACAGAACAAACAACTTAAGCGTAACAAATTGGGTAACAGTAAAGGGTTTAAGTCTCTAAAAAGTATGTGGTTGGCTTTAGAAATCTTCAACCTACTCGGTGTTCAAAACACTATTTCTTATAGCTGGGTTCATGATATCAGTAACCGTTATTACGCAGTACCAAATTACCTTACACCACGCCAGGTCAACTTAAAACTACAATTCAAGTTTTAA
- a CDS encoding Crp/Fnr family transcriptional regulator, with protein MEDIRKILDYKFPQFYDSDLKDEISKVGFVKNIKEGAHLMDVGQYIKNIPLIVSGRLKIFREDEEGNELFLYYLHHGEACAISMVCTINDKISQVRAVAMEDTQVISIPIEYMDRFMTTYRSWYQFVVRTYGMRLNEMLHTIDSIAFLKMDERLLSYLEKMAEVSGSNSINVTHQNIATELNTSREVISRLLKQMERKGLVKLSRNHIQLLP; from the coding sequence ATGGAAGATATTAGAAAAATTCTTGACTATAAATTCCCTCAATTTTATGATTCTGATCTTAAAGATGAAATCAGCAAAGTTGGTTTCGTAAAAAACATCAAGGAAGGTGCCCACTTAATGGATGTAGGCCAATACATTAAAAACATCCCTTTAATTGTTAGTGGCCGTCTCAAAATCTTTAGAGAAGATGAGGAAGGAAATGAATTATTTCTTTATTACCTCCACCATGGTGAAGCTTGTGCGATTTCGATGGTCTGCACTATCAATGATAAAATCAGCCAGGTTAGAGCAGTAGCAATGGAAGATACACAAGTCATTTCCATTCCAATTGAATATATGGATCGTTTTATGACTACTTATCGCTCGTGGTACCAATTTGTTGTCCGCACTTACGGAATGCGTCTAAATGAGATGCTCCACACTATCGATAGTATCGCATTTCTCAAGATGGATGAACGTCTTTTAAGTTATCTGGAAAAAATGGCTGAAGTGAGCGGTTCAAACTCTATTAACGTAACTCACCAAAATATTGCCACTGAGTTAAATACTTCCAGAGAAGTAATCTCCAGATTACTCAAACAAATGGAACGTAAAGGTCTCGTAAAACTATCTCGAAATCATATTCAATTACTACCTTAA
- the clpP gene encoding ATP-dependent Clp endopeptidase proteolytic subunit ClpP, whose protein sequence is MTDYKDFKKFATLDKGISSIAMEHYIESSMTPYILEERTMNVQALDVFSRLMMDRIIFLGTGVDDYVANIIQAQLLFLQSADANRDIYIYINSPGGSVYAGLGIYDTMQYIQPEVSTICTGMAASMAAVLLTAGAKGKRSALKHSRVMIHQPMGGAQGQASDIEITAREIAKLKKELYTIIADHSGQSYDKVWEDSDRDYWMTSQEAKDYGMIDEVLKKA, encoded by the coding sequence ATGACTGATTACAAAGACTTTAAAAAATTTGCCACCCTTGATAAAGGGATTAGCTCTATTGCGATGGAGCATTATATAGAATCATCTATGACTCCTTACATTTTGGAGGAGCGTACCATGAATGTTCAGGCGTTAGATGTGTTTTCACGTTTGATGATGGATAGAATTATTTTCCTGGGTACCGGAGTGGATGATTACGTAGCGAATATTATTCAAGCGCAATTGTTGTTTCTTCAAAGTGCGGATGCCAACAGAGATATTTATATTTATATCAATAGTCCTGGTGGATCTGTTTATGCTGGATTAGGTATCTATGATACGATGCAATATATCCAACCTGAGGTTTCAACAATTTGTACTGGAATGGCTGCGTCAATGGCTGCGGTATTATTAACTGCAGGTGCAAAAGGAAAAAGGTCTGCGTTAAAACATTCCAGAGTAATGATTCACCAACCAATGGGTGGTGCGCAAGGGCAGGCTTCTGATATCGAAATCACTGCAAGAGAGATTGCGAAATTGAAGAAGGAACTTTATACCATTATTGCTGATCATTCAGGTCAGAGCTATGATAAAGTATGGGAAGATTCTGATAGAGATTATTGGATGACTTCTCAAGAAGCTAAAGATTACGGAATGATTGATGAGGTTTTGAAAAAAGCCTAA
- a CDS encoding M20/M25/M40 family metallo-hydrolase: protein MRIVYTLIVLTVWSVSSYAQSANTSEIDSILKVEKSTFKQIFDKELTSGKCYEVLEKLCNDIGGRLSGSPEAAKAVRYMKRVMESYKFDTVYLQPVMVPHWVRGDKETAYFTSGTDQIPVNICALGGSIGTGGKELSAKVVEVNSVEELEALDDSDVKGKIVFFNGAMNPAYIRTFHAYSKSGAQRWTGPWVAQEKGAVGVIVRSLTTIVDKNPHTGSMGSREDNEGIPSAAISTYHANQLHRTLKVNPNVEFSYQMNCETLPDTLSYNVIGEIYGTEKPEEIIVIGGHLDAWDNGDGAHDDGAGCVQSVEVLRLFKRLDLKPKRTVRAVLFMNEENGLKGGKAFADSVKSKNENVIAAIESDAGGFTPRYFVCQTRDQRLQKVASWLPLFKPYNIYSIEYGHGGADISPLDAEKTLLIGYRPDSQRYFDYHHAATDKFEAINQRELELGAANMAALVWMLSQYGL from the coding sequence ATGAGAATAGTTTATACCCTGATCGTACTAACTGTTTGGTCGGTTTCGTCTTATGCGCAATCCGCGAATACATCTGAAATAGATAGTATTCTTAAAGTAGAAAAAAGCACTTTTAAACAGATTTTTGATAAGGAGTTGACATCCGGTAAATGTTATGAAGTACTGGAGAAGTTATGTAATGATATAGGAGGTAGATTAAGCGGTTCTCCTGAGGCGGCTAAAGCGGTGAGATATATGAAAAGAGTCATGGAGTCTTACAAGTTTGACACGGTATATCTTCAACCTGTTATGGTACCACATTGGGTACGGGGTGATAAAGAAACAGCGTATTTTACAAGTGGAACTGATCAAATTCCTGTAAATATTTGTGCGTTGGGAGGCTCTATTGGAACCGGGGGGAAGGAACTTTCTGCAAAAGTAGTGGAGGTGAATTCGGTAGAAGAATTAGAAGCTCTGGATGATTCTGATGTAAAAGGTAAAATTGTCTTTTTTAACGGAGCGATGAATCCGGCATATATTCGAACTTTTCATGCATATAGCAAAAGTGGAGCACAAAGATGGACGGGGCCGTGGGTAGCACAGGAGAAAGGTGCTGTTGGTGTTATTGTAAGGTCATTGACAACGATAGTAGATAAGAATCCCCATACTGGAAGTATGGGGAGCAGAGAAGATAATGAAGGTATTCCTTCTGCTGCGATTAGTACATATCATGCAAACCAATTACATAGAACTTTAAAAGTAAATCCTAATGTGGAGTTTTCTTATCAGATGAATTGCGAAACTTTACCAGATACTTTATCCTACAATGTGATTGGAGAAATATACGGGACAGAAAAACCGGAAGAGATTATTGTAATAGGAGGACATTTAGATGCGTGGGACAATGGAGACGGTGCGCACGATGATGGCGCAGGTTGTGTGCAATCTGTTGAGGTGTTAAGACTTTTTAAAAGGTTGGACTTAAAGCCGAAAAGAACCGTGAGAGCCGTTTTGTTTATGAACGAGGAAAATGGTTTAAAAGGAGGGAAAGCCTTCGCAGATTCCGTGAAGTCAAAAAATGAAAATGTAATTGCCGCAATAGAAAGTGATGCAGGAGGATTTACTCCCAGGTATTTTGTATGTCAAACACGTGATCAGAGACTGCAAAAAGTAGCATCGTGGTTACCATTGTTTAAGCCATACAATATTTATTCGATTGAGTATGGTCATGGTGGAGCAGATATTAGTCCTTTAGATGCTGAAAAGACACTATTAATCGGATACCGCCCGGATTCCCAAAGATATTTTGATTACCATCATGCGGCTACAGATAAGTTTGAAGCCATTAACCAAAGGGAACTAGAACTTGGCGCAGCGAATATGGCAGCACTGGTGTGGATGTTAAGTCAATACGGCCTGTAA
- a CDS encoding carboxypeptidase-like regulatory domain-containing protein, producing MIRYILVFSSFLMWASFGFSQNDSTAKEIIQFSGVILDGDSLQPVPFTTIIVQQTNKGTTADANGIFSFVAQEGDSIRFSSIGFKDAFFVIPDTLKTKKYSLIQLMSADTLLLRTHMVYPWPSKEQFKEEFLNTRIPTDDLDRANANLAQAEMRERMQNMPGSGSETFKYENQYRAQQTYYAGQYPSWSILNPIAWAQFMKAWNNGDFKKKK from the coding sequence ATGATCAGATATATACTTGTATTTTCATCGTTTTTAATGTGGGCCTCATTTGGGTTTTCGCAAAATGACTCTACTGCAAAAGAAATCATCCAATTCTCTGGAGTAATTCTGGATGGCGATAGCTTACAACCTGTTCCTTTTACAACTATTATCGTTCAGCAAACCAATAAAGGGACAACAGCTGATGCCAACGGTATCTTCTCTTTTGTTGCCCAGGAAGGTGATTCTATCAGGTTCTCCAGTATTGGTTTTAAGGATGCATTTTTTGTTATTCCAGATACTCTTAAAACAAAAAAGTATTCTTTGATTCAACTGATGTCTGCAGATACACTTTTACTTAGAACGCATATGGTATACCCATGGCCAAGTAAAGAACAGTTTAAAGAAGAATTCTTAAATACCAGAATCCCTACGGATGATTTGGATCGTGCCAATGCCAATTTAGCTCAGGCTGAAATGCGTGAAAGAATGCAAAACATGCCGGGATCAGGTAGCGAAACATTTAAGTATGAAAATCAATATCGCGCTCAACAAACTTATTATGCAGGACAATATCCTTCCTGGAGTATTCTTAATCCAATTGCCTGGGCTCAGTTTATGAAAGCGTGGAATAATGGCGATTTCAAAAAGAAAAAATAA
- a CDS encoding M23 family metallopeptidase, giving the protein MTKKIQILLVLFSCIATLKAQNAVDSIPLFSAPLNIPMYLAGNFGEIRPGHFHAGIDIKTNQVEGLPVLAAADGYVSRVKISLGGYGNAIYITHPNGYTTAYGHLQKFNEEINHYVLEKQYAQKKFTVELFFTADQIQVKRGDTIALSGNSGGSGGPHLHFEIRKTKGSIPQNPLKFGFDIKDNIAPIIKNVALYPLNDTSIINGKNEKVIIPLRKSGSKYVFQKSTPLAARGIIGLGVEAIDKLNGSNNRCGVYNVSLLADSHLIYSHQMDEIKFENTRFINTHVDFYETKKYKRRIQKNFLNSYNNLRIYRGVQNKGMLFFSRYGHDIHYDITDVYGNHSELSFAIQLDTVNPIPEITTDTLPLIQYNEDFDYETENIKVHFNKMSFYENTHFSYKTGDTVKYAVAPIHFIQNLYTPIHKYMTVSIKTPSVSQEEGNKYIGVSLTSKNRLLAPEGGSYQNGWVTFKTRSLGPYTVMVDTIAPTIKPINFTKNSKTISNLDRLVLRTDDNLSGVSSYNAYIDGEWKLLHFDRKTGLVWVDLTHHIPGRGAHTLKIMIGDAVNNFKSFTFDFIW; this is encoded by the coding sequence ATGACTAAAAAAATCCAAATTCTTCTAGTTTTATTTTCTTGTATAGCAACTTTAAAGGCACAAAATGCAGTGGATTCTATCCCGCTTTTTTCAGCGCCTTTGAATATTCCCATGTATCTGGCAGGGAACTTTGGTGAAATCAGACCTGGTCATTTTCATGCAGGGATTGATATCAAAACCAATCAGGTTGAAGGTTTACCGGTTTTGGCTGCTGCAGACGGATATGTTTCTAGAGTTAAAATATCTCTTGGTGGATATGGGAATGCGATTTACATCACACACCCCAATGGTTATACCACTGCATATGGTCATTTACAAAAGTTTAATGAGGAAATCAATCATTACGTTTTAGAAAAACAATACGCTCAGAAAAAATTTACTGTCGAACTTTTCTTTACCGCAGATCAAATTCAGGTAAAACGTGGAGATACTATTGCGTTATCCGGAAACTCAGGAGGTTCAGGAGGTCCACATTTACATTTTGAGATCAGAAAAACCAAAGGTTCTATTCCTCAAAACCCATTGAAATTTGGATTTGACATTAAAGATAATATTGCTCCAATTATTAAAAATGTTGCATTATACCCATTGAACGATACCTCTATCATTAATGGGAAAAATGAAAAAGTTATTATTCCTCTAAGGAAATCAGGAAGTAAGTATGTTTTCCAGAAAAGTACTCCTCTTGCAGCCAGAGGGATTATTGGATTAGGTGTTGAAGCCATTGATAAACTGAATGGTTCCAACAACAGATGTGGTGTATACAATGTTTCTTTATTAGCCGATTCGCATTTGATTTATAGCCATCAAATGGATGAAATCAAATTCGAAAACACCCGATTTATTAATACACATGTTGACTTTTATGAAACCAAAAAGTATAAACGTAGAATTCAGAAGAATTTCCTAAACTCCTATAACAATCTTCGAATCTATAGAGGAGTTCAAAACAAAGGCATGTTATTTTTCTCCAGATACGGACATGACATTCACTATGACATTACAGATGTCTATGGGAACCACTCGGAATTAAGTTTTGCGATTCAACTGGATACTGTAAATCCAATACCTGAAATAACTACGGATACACTCCCCCTTATTCAGTACAATGAAGACTTTGATTATGAAACTGAGAACATCAAAGTGCATTTTAACAAAATGAGTTTTTACGAAAACACACATTTTTCTTACAAAACTGGTGATACCGTAAAATATGCCGTAGCTCCAATTCACTTTATCCAAAATCTTTATACTCCAATTCATAAATACATGACCGTATCTATTAAAACCCCTTCGGTTTCTCAAGAAGAAGGAAATAAATACATTGGGGTATCGCTTACATCTAAAAACAGACTTCTTGCCCCGGAAGGAGGATCTTATCAAAACGGCTGGGTTACTTTCAAAACCAGAAGTTTGGGACCATATACTGTGATGGTGGACACAATAGCGCCTACCATTAAACCGATTAACTTCACCAAAAACTCTAAGACCATTTCTAATTTGGATCGACTTGTTTTAAGAACCGATGATAATTTGAGTGGTGTTTCTTCATACAATGCTTATATAGATGGAGAGTGGAAACTTCTTCATTTTGATCGTAAAACAGGATTAGTTTGGGTTGATTTAACACATCATATACCTGGTAGAGGAGCACATACTTTAAAAATCATGATTGGTGACGCTGTTAACAATTTTAAATCTTTTACTTTCGATTTTATTTGGTAA
- the rny gene encoding ribonuclease Y produces the protein MDIISIGSGLAIGLVIGGGIVFFLIKKTLEKGNKALIEEAKAEGKVIKERKIIEAKEKFLQLKSDHEKLINSKNQKIQQAEQRVKHKETKLNQKLQEVNKAEKTNVDLRSKLDKQISYNQSKKAELDKSLKKAVSQLENIAGISAEDAKKELLDALTGETKNNAAKLMQDIIEDAKISANKEAQRIVIQSIQRVATEQAIENSVSVFNIDSDDIKGRIIGREGRNIRAIEAATGVEIVVDDTPEAIILSCFDPVRREIARLSLHQLVTDGRIHPARIEDVVRKTTKHIEEEIVEVGKRTAIDLGIHNLHPQLIKMVGRMKYRSSYGQNLLQHSREVANLCATMASELGLNAKLAKRAGLLHDIGKVPEDEPEIPHAILGMKMAQKYNEHPEVINAIGAHHDEIEMTSLLSPIVQVCDAISGARPGARREVVESYIQRLKDLEELALNHEGVTKAYAIQAGRELRVLVESEKVDDKMASEISFGISQKIQSEMTYPGQVRVTVIRETRAVHIAK, from the coding sequence ATGGATATAATAAGTATCGGATCAGGACTAGCGATTGGATTAGTCATTGGAGGAGGAATTGTGTTTTTCTTAATTAAAAAAACATTAGAGAAGGGGAATAAAGCGCTGATTGAGGAGGCTAAGGCAGAAGGGAAAGTAATTAAGGAGCGAAAAATTATTGAGGCTAAAGAGAAGTTTTTACAACTAAAGTCTGATCATGAAAAATTGATTAATAGTAAAAATCAAAAGATTCAACAGGCCGAACAAAGAGTGAAGCATAAAGAAACGAAGTTGAATCAGAAGCTTCAAGAGGTTAATAAGGCTGAGAAAACGAATGTAGATTTAAGAAGTAAGCTAGATAAGCAGATTTCATATAATCAAAGTAAAAAAGCTGAATTAGATAAATCACTAAAGAAAGCGGTATCTCAGTTGGAGAACATTGCTGGTATTTCAGCAGAAGATGCGAAAAAGGAATTATTAGATGCGCTAACTGGTGAGACTAAGAACAATGCAGCAAAGTTGATGCAGGATATCATTGAAGACGCAAAGATTAGTGCGAATAAAGAAGCACAAAGAATTGTAATTCAATCTATTCAAAGAGTAGCAACAGAGCAAGCTATTGAGAATTCGGTATCAGTATTTAATATTGATAGTGATGATATCAAAGGACGTATTATAGGTCGTGAGGGTAGAAATATTCGAGCGATTGAAGCTGCAACTGGTGTGGAGATCGTAGTAGATGATACTCCGGAAGCTATTATTCTTTCTTGTTTTGATCCGGTAAGACGTGAAATTGCCAGATTGTCTTTACATCAATTAGTGACGGATGGTAGAATTCACCCGGCAAGAATTGAAGATGTTGTAAGAAAAACGACCAAGCATATCGAGGAAGAAATTGTGGAGGTTGGAAAACGTACTGCCATTGATTTAGGTATCCATAATCTACATCCGCAATTAATCAAAATGGTAGGACGTATGAAGTACAGGTCTTCTTATGGACAAAATCTGTTACAACACTCGAGAGAAGTAGCGAATTTATGTGCGACTATGGCATCAGAGTTAGGATTAAATGCGAAGTTGGCTAAGCGTGCAGGATTATTACACGATATAGGAAAAGTTCCAGAAGATGAACCAGAAATTCCTCACGCAATTCTGGGGATGAAAATGGCTCAAAAATATAATGAGCATCCTGAAGTGATCAATGCGATTGGAGCACACCATGATGAAATTGAGATGACGAGTTTATTATCTCCGATTGTTCAGGTATGTGATGCGATTTCTGGAGCAAGACCAGGTGCAAGAAGAGAAGTGGTTGAAAGCTATATCCAAAGATTGAAAGATTTGGAAGAGTTAGCTTTAAATCATGAAGGCGTAACGAAAGCTTATGCGATTCAAGCGGGTAGAGAGCTTCGTGTATTGGTAGAGTCTGAAAAAGTAGATGATAAAATGGCTTCGGAGATTTCATTTGGAATTTCTCAAAAGATTCAATCAGAAATGACATATCCTGGACAGGTACGTGTGACAGTAATCCGGGAAACCAGAGCAGTTCATATCGCGAAATAG
- the clpX gene encoding ATP-dependent Clp protease ATP-binding subunit ClpX produces the protein MKEEKQVQCSFCGKSKTEVGMLIGGTTGHICDSCVEQAMKIVEDDAQHKLRETLQSALTLVKPMELNAMLNEYVIGQSEAKKVLAVAVYNHFKRLTQVVSEDDVEIEKSNVIMVGRTGTGKTLLAKTIAKILNVPFAIADATVLTEAGYVGEDVESILARLLQAADYNPQLAERGIIFIDEIDKIARKGDNASITRDVSGEGVQQGLLKLLEGTVIGVPPYGGRKHPEQKLVEINTKNILFICGGAFDGIETQISRRINKQPIGYMTKKDEKIDEDNLLQYIAPSDLRSFGLIPELIGRFPVLTHLNPLDKSALISILTEPKNSLVKQYTKLFEMEGIKLTITDEVLNFIVDKADEFKLGARGLRSICEAIMLDAMYEVPTSSDQVNELVIDLAYATEHFAKSGMSKLRVA, from the coding sequence ATGAAAGAAGAAAAACAGGTGCAATGCTCGTTTTGTGGGAAGAGTAAAACAGAAGTAGGGATGTTGATTGGTGGAACTACAGGTCATATTTGTGACAGCTGTGTAGAACAAGCCATGAAAATTGTTGAGGACGATGCACAACACAAATTGAGAGAAACATTACAATCAGCATTGACATTGGTGAAGCCAATGGAGTTGAATGCAATGTTAAATGAATATGTGATTGGTCAGAGCGAAGCAAAAAAGGTTTTAGCTGTTGCTGTATACAATCACTTTAAGAGATTGACTCAGGTGGTTTCTGAAGATGACGTGGAGATTGAAAAATCAAACGTGATCATGGTAGGAAGAACAGGTACAGGAAAGACGCTTTTGGCTAAAACGATTGCAAAGATTTTAAATGTGCCATTTGCTATTGCGGATGCAACTGTACTAACTGAGGCAGGGTATGTTGGAGAAGATGTGGAGTCTATTTTAGCCAGACTTTTACAAGCTGCGGATTACAATCCGCAATTGGCTGAAAGAGGTATCATTTTTATTGATGAGATCGATAAGATTGCACGTAAAGGAGATAATGCTTCAATTACCAGAGATGTTTCCGGAGAAGGGGTACAGCAAGGACTTTTAAAGTTATTGGAAGGAACTGTGATTGGTGTTCCACCTTATGGGGGAAGAAAGCACCCTGAACAAAAACTGGTTGAAATCAATACGAAAAATATTCTTTTTATCTGTGGCGGAGCATTCGATGGTATCGAAACGCAAATCAGTAGAAGAATCAACAAGCAGCCGATTGGTTATATGACCAAGAAGGATGAGAAAATAGATGAGGATAATCTATTGCAATATATTGCTCCATCTGATTTGAGATCGTTTGGATTAATTCCAGAGCTTATTGGCCGATTCCCGGTATTGACGCATCTAAACCCATTAGACAAGTCTGCTTTGATAAGTATTCTGACTGAGCCAAAGAATAGTTTGGTGAAGCAGTACACGAAATTGTTTGAAATGGAAGGTATTAAGCTGACCATTACGGATGAAGTATTGAATTTTATCGTGGATAAAGCGGATGAGTTTAAATTGGGTGCGCGTGGATTAAGATCAATTTGTGAAGCAATCATGTTAGATGCGATGTACGAAGTACCCACATCATCTGATCAGGTAAATGAGCTGGTGATTGATTTAGCATATGCCACCGAGCATTTTGCAAAATCAGGAATGAGTAAATTAAGAGTAGCTTAA
- a CDS encoding cell division protein ZapA gives MEKLSINVNIGNRVYPLTIDREEEELIRKAAKRVNDNMKELENTYDVSDKQDLLAMTALFFANKALEVDDKMDNISSNVEGKLEEIGSDLDSYLSNVK, from the coding sequence ATGGAGAAGTTGTCAATAAACGTAAATATTGGAAATAGAGTTTATCCGTTAACTATTGATAGAGAAGAAGAAGAGTTAATACGAAAAGCTGCGAAGAGAGTCAATGATAATATGAAAGAATTGGAAAACACTTACGATGTAAGTGATAAGCAGGATTTGTTAGCAATGACTGCTTTGTTTTTTGCCAATAAAGCTCTTGAAGTGGATGATAAGATGGATAATATTTCAAGTAATGTGGAAGGAAAGCTGGAAGAGATAGGAAGCGATTTGGACAGTTACTTGAGCAATGTTAAATAA